GGGCTCGAATTAAGGCAGTGTTTTAAATATAATAAACCATCACATCAGGTGAATTGTCGCCAAATCACCCCAGATAGCGGATGAATAAGTGTTTTTGTCTTAGATTGCGATGTGGATGGCAACCCGGTGAGTTGATGAGTGTCCCCTCCCACGATAGATTATTAGGTCCGTGGATCCGATAACTATGTACGATGGCCTCTTCCAGTAGTGAGTCCTCCGACGAACTTGCGACCGCGGTGGGTCGGTACGTTCTCGGCGACCTCTCGCTCGGACGTGCTGCCGAAGCGGCCGGACTGTCCCGGTGGGAGTTCGAAGAAGTGCTGGAAGACGCTGGCTTCACGTCGCTCTACGGGCCACGAACTAACGACCAGTTACAGCGGGAGATCGACGTTGCACTCGACCTCGACGAATAGATGCCGGACGGATACCCGCAACCGGTTTTCCTCGACGCAACTGTCGTAAGTAATTTCGCCAGTACGAGCTCGGTCGAATTTCTCGTTCACCTACTCGAAGCTCCGATCGTAGTACCCGCAGTCCGTGACGAGATTGAACGGGGAGTCGAACACGGTCACGAGTATCTGACCAGTGCCGTCGAGGCGTTCGACAACGGACTGGCAGTCAGTGACGTTCCACCCGAAATAGGAAGATTGAGCCTCCATAAGCGACTTGATCCGGGAGAAAGGGAAGCATTGCGGGGAGCCGTTGAACGCGACGGGACGATCGCCACTGATGACCTCGCAGCACGCCGTCTTGCGACGGAACTGGATGTGCCGGTTACTGGATCGATAGGCCTCCTCGTCCTCGGCGTCAAACGCGAACACATCGACAGCGAAACTGCGGACGAATGGCTGGAGGTCTGGCGAGACGAACGCGGCTACTACGCCCCCGTCGAGAGCGTCATCGAACTATTAGATGAATAGAGCCGCGAACGGACGAGAACAGGACCAACGAGTTCCTCCCAGTTATGGACCTCAACAACGCAAAAATTCGGGAGACCTGTGCCGACGCGGTGTTCGAGCGCGAGCGCTACCGGGCCGCTGCGACCGTCTACCGTGCGCTATTCGAGGGAATCGACGACAACCAGACCCGCATCGACGCCGCATACGATCACTACGCCAAGGCCTTGCGGTCTGCGCTTGAAGGGTACCTCGACTGCGTGCTCGCGGCCGACCCAAGCGACAACGAATTTGAACGATTCGCCGGCGCACTCGAAGCACAGGCGATGTCCGAACCGCGAATCAACGAGGAGCAGTTCCGACGTGCGCTCGGCACCCTCGAAGATCGACGATGACGTATCCCAGCCCAGGTGAAAACGGACCGTCTACTGAGAAGGATCATTTTTGATATCGGTCCAAATACTCGATAGGGCGACGCAACGCGCTGATTCTGCCCCTGCGGCGGTACTTCGAGACACCCGTGAACGTCGCTTGTGGACCTTCAACGAATGTGCGTCCGAAACTTCAGTCGTATTCCCGAGATATCGTCTTCAAAAGCGAAGATATACCAAGAGAATGTCGTCTTGGGCTTTAGGGTATCGTGTGAGAGCCAAGGGCCGGATTTGAGCCAAACCCTCATAAGCCAAGCGTGTGAGGGTGCGGTATACCGATGCCAGATCAGGACCCACGCGCCCTCGTCGACGATCTCCGAAGTCGACTCCAGGGGCGCGGCGACGAGCCCTGTCAGGTGCCGTTCGAGGCCGACCGCCACCACCTCCTCAAGATGAGCGACAACATGCGGCTCATGCAATCGGAGGTCGGCGACTACCGCCAACTCAAACTGCTGCGTCACGTCCGGCGGATGGCGATCGTCCCCGAGTGGCCCACCGTCGAGGACTTCGAGGAAAACGACGAAGCCGACGACGCCGGCGTCGAAACTGTCGACGACATCGAAGCCCTCCTCGAGGAACGGGGCTACCTGGGACTCGCCCTCGAGTATCGGGGTGCCGCCGACGCGATTGTCCGCTGGATCCACAGCGAGTACGACAACGAACACACCAACCAGGACTACCGGACGGCACTCCGCTCGTTCGGTCGCTACCGGCTCAAGCTCGACGACCCACCCGAAAGTCTCGCGTGGATCCCCACGACCACGAGCAACAACTTCGATCCGGTCCCGTCCGAACGGGATCTCCTGCTGTGGGAAGCCGACGTCGTGCCGATGATCGAGGCGTGTCACAACGCCCGCGACCGGGCGCTCATCGCCGTCCAGTTCGAGGCGGGCCTCCGAAGTGGCGAACTCTTCGACCTCCGCGTCGGCGACGTCTACGACGGCGAATACACGACGAGCCTGCACGTCGACGGCAAACAGGGGGAACGCTCCGTCCCGCTCGTCGTCTCCTTGCCGTACCTCCAGGAGTGGCTCACGGACGATCGCTGCCCCAACGACCCGGATGCGTTCCTCTGGTCGAAGCTGCAAAGCGACGACCGTCCCTCCTACCGCACCTGGCGGGACTACTTCGAGGACGCCGCCAACCGCGCAGGCATCAGTAAACCCGTCACGCCGACCAACTTCCGGAAGTCCAACACGCGCTGGCTGATCGTCCAGGGGTACTCTCAGGCGCGTATCGAGGACCGACAGGGACGCAAGCGCGGCTCCGATCACACCCGCCGGTACATGGCGCATTTCGGGGAGGAAAGCCAGGAGCGGGCCTACGCCCGTCTCCAGGGGCTCGACGTCGAACCCGAAGAGGACGCGGGCGACGCCAGCCCGCTCGAGTGCCCGCGCTGTCGCCGGGAAACCCCTCGCGAGAAAGACCACTGCATGTGGTGTAACTTCGCGCTCTCCGATGACGCCGTCGAGGCGGCCCAGACGCGACAGGAACTCGGCTTGCAGGCGGTCGGTCGTCTCGTCTCCGAGCAGGGTCTCTCTCCCGAGGAGGCGGCCGCCGTGATCGAACGCACCGTCGACGAGCGGGTCCAGGCGGCACTCGCCGATCATTCGGATCCCTCCTGAGTCGGGGGCCTCCGCTGGGCCTGATCGAGCATCTCGAGTGCGCGTCTGGCATCCGCCGACAGGACGCCCAGATCCATCTCGGCGAGCGCTTCGAGCGCCTCGCGGTGGTCGCCGAGTTCCTCTTCGATCACACTGTGGGGGTCCTCGTCGATCGCCGGTGGGTCGGCAGCGTTGATCGAGCTAGAACGGCTCACTCGCACTCACCTCCAGATGTCGCAGACTCTGCATTTGAAGGTTTGGTGGCTTGGAACTCTCGCGTGCAGTTTTTGCACTTCCAGTAGGTCTCCTCGGCGGCCAGATGCGCCTGTGGCGAATGCATCTTTCCGCCGCGCTTCGCGATCGCGACGCTCCCGCAGTGAGGACACTGCGGCCGATCGTCTGTGGGCGTCGTCGAGGGGCGGTACCTAAACTCGTCGAGCAACTCCTCGAGGTCGTCGTACTCGTCGGGATCGATGTGCTGTGAACTGCTCACGTGTCTTCCCTCCTGAGGATGGCCAGTCCCGCAAGCGCCCGGTCGCGCTCGCGGCCACTCGTGGTTCGAAAGCGATCCTGCAGGCGCCGTTCGGCTGCCTCACGACCCTCCTCGGCGACGAGCAACTCCACCGCCTCGCGCACCTCGCCGGGGAACTCGCGGGTCATGCGGCCGCCTCCCCGGCGCCGGCGCCGTTGGGGCCGTTGTCCCCATCGTCGTCGTACTCGCGATGCAGCTCGCGTGCTTCCTGACGGACGCACTCGCGCAGCCGATCGATCAACTCCTCGTGGATTGCGGCGTTGTGTTCCCAGTTGGGATCGAACGCCTCGTCGATCGCCTCCGAGACGCGGTCGTCGTCGACGGAGACGGAGGCGATGATCGCCTCGGCAAATCGGTTCTCGTTCATCCCTCGAGCACCCCCTCCTCACAGAGGACGATCCAGACGAGCGCCTTCGGACACCCGAACGCAAGCGCCAGCTCGCCCAGCGACCAGCCTGCCTGCCACAGCCGGGCGATCGCCTCGCGTTCGAGGGGGTGTTCGAGGCCGACCCGCTGCTGGCGACGGGCGTCCACGGGGGTGACTCCCTGCTCGCGGAGGTGCCGGCGGATCGTCCCGTCGGAGGTCTCGAAGACCATCGACAGCTCGGGGACGGGCCAGCCGGCCCGATGCAGCAGGCCGATGGCGTCCCGTTCCTGCTCGCCGAGCGTGCGTTTGCTGGCCAACTGCAGCCGTCGGGCGGCGCGCTCGGCGCTCACAGCACCGTCACCTCCGGGGCGGTGGGGTCGACAACGGCGATGTCGTGTGTCGCGAGTCCATCGCGGGTGATGCCGAACTCGTCGGTGAGCACGTGTGCCACCCAGTGGGTGATCGCCTCGGGTGGGGTCTGTGAGTCGCCGGCGCCAATCTGGGTCTCGAACCGCTCGACTGTGGGCAGCCCGCGGATCATCGCCGGCTGGGTGAGGTTGATCCGGTTGTAGACGGCCACCTCTTCGCCGTCGCGTTTACACCGGATCACGTCGCGGTGGCGCAGCGACGGGCTCGTCTGGCCGCCGTCGGTCGCGAGATCGACGCCGACGGCGTCACTCCCTTCGCGCACGTGCTCGGGCGGGGTGAAACAGGTGTGACACGCCAGCGCGTTCTTTGGTGTCTGGATCGCCGGATCGACCGAACCCGTGTACACGAACAGCCAGTCCGCGTCGTTGTCACATCGTTGGGGGCGACCGCCCTCACGGGAGTGATACAGCTGGCAGGTGCCGCCGGGTGCGGGCACGGCATCGAGGATGGCGGGCTCGGGGACTGGGTTCTGGTTGGTCATCCGTCGCCCTCCGTTCGCTCGTCGATGATCTCGAAGACCGTCTCTGGATGTCGTTCGGTGGAGATGGCGAGCAGGCCCTCGCGGAGATCGCCGTGATACGCGCCCGCCTCGGGGACGGCCGCCCACGGCGCGTCGTAAAAGTCCCGCTCGGGCAACCCGTGTTCGCTCGTCTGGAACTCGCCGGTGACGTTGGGCGTTCGGACGGTGACCTGGCCGACGTACCCGTGCAGGTACGCCGGGAGTTCGATCCCGTCGGCGGTGAGCCGTAAGGTTGCATCGGGCGTCTTCGTCGGGACCGCCTCGGGCGTGCCCTCGTGGCCGGGGACCTCCTCGGGCAGGCTCATCGAACCACCTCCCGCTTCGAGTCCGTCTCCGTCTCTCCCTCCTCGTCGTCGCCGGGCTCCACCGCGTAGGGGGCTTTCCAGTTGGCATGCGAGCCGACGAACTCGATTTCCTCCCGCGAGCGGAGCCGCTCGTCGACCTCGTCGTACAGCTCCCGGCCGCTGTGGGTGCAGGCGCGACACTCGAAGTAGCCATCGTTGGCTCGCCAGTTGCGGGAGCCACACTCCGGACAGGAGAGTTGCCAGGTGTCCTTCTTCTGCGTCGTATCGACACGAAGTGTCATGTTCGTATGTACGACCCCCTGAATAAAAGGGGTACGCGGGGGGCGGTCTGAAAGTGAAAGTGATAGACAGCGGCGGGGGATTTTGCGACTCGACTCGAGGAATATTAACCTGTCGGGAACGTGGGTGAAAGTGGTCAGGGTCATATCGACCCCTCCTCGGCGATTTCGACCGCGCGCTGGACTTCCTGGTGTGTGGCGCCGACGGGCTCGCCCAGTGCGAGCCGGCACTGCCGGCACAGGTGATCGCCCGCGTCGGTGGGGCGCGTGGGCGAGCGGGCGGCGATCTCGCGGGTACGGAGCCGGCGGCCGCAGGCGGTGGCCGTCCGGCCGGCGCGGGTGCCGGCGCTTGCGTGCCACCTGGACGTGTTGGTGTCGAACAGGTACTCGTCGGGCGGTGCCTCGATGTCGTGCGAGGGTTTTAGCCCCTCGCGGCGTGTAGTTGCCATCGTCGTACCTCCTGGTACGACACTCGTCGGTCGCTGCTTGCTCAGCGGCCGGCCTTTCTGGAACCGGACAGCCGACGAGCATCGCATATCTGTGAGTGTTTACCGGCCCCTCCTTAAATTTTCCGTACGACAATCTAATTCCATATGGAACTTAATTGGCAAAACGGTGATATTTTACACGTAGCAGATGAATAGCTACTTAATGGCCAAACGGGGACGAAAACCGGAAGTCTCTGACAGAGAGATTCTCCGTGAGTTCGTTGTCTCTCCAGATCCAGCCTTCGTAGCCTCTGAATTGGGTGAAAAGTTGAATATGAGTAGGCAAGGCGTGCTTAATCGTCTGGATGATCTTGAAGAGCGTCATCTACTTCAAAGCAAAAAGGCAGCTGGGCGCAGGATTTTCTGGATAACTCATCAGGGCGAAGTCTTTTTCCAGGAATCTGAAGTCGAAGACTCCTGATCGAGCCACCACCCGTATCCACTACCACAGCTCTTTCTAGTAAGAACACCCCGTTCAGCCAACCTATCTAGACGTTTTGCCATACCCTGTCTCGTCATATCGAACTGCTCCGCGAGTTCAGTAGTAGTCAAAAAAGGATCGGAGGATTCCTTGAAGGCTCGGATGATGCCGGATTCAGTAGCTTTCATATTCCCATGTGGAACTGAACTCATATTTAACACCGGTATTAGTTTCCATATGGAAAATTATAAAGGTTGGCGGTGTGTACTATAGAATAGGCTCAAGTTGGTGCAGTCGATGCAAAATCGGCCGGCGTTGCAGCGCCGACCGGCTTGGGTCCTAGGAGAACCCACCAATGGCTACGAACGCCGAATCCAAAGAACGTACCGCTCACGAAACCGACCGGATCGACGATCTCCGCCAGCTCCACGTCGGCGATCTCGTCACCACCCCACGCCGCAGTGAACCCTGCACGGTCGTCGCGGTCCAGTACGACTCGCTCACCATCCGTGACCCCGAGACACTCGAGCGCACCGACGAGATCCCCGTCCGGCAGATGCGCCTCGAAACGCCGCAAGGGAACACGCTCACGCTCACCAACCAGCACAACCAGTGGAGTGGCGATCTCGCTGGTGTGGCGCCGCTCGGTGACACCCCACCGAAAGAAGCGCGGGAGCTGCGGCGGGTCGGTCGCGTCGAGCCCGAACGAGCGCGGGAGGCGTGGGAGTACCGCGAGCGCGAGGCGCGGCGATGACTCACCGGACCGCACGCGAAGAATTGCGGATGCACCTCGCCCAGGCGGCGACGCGGGTGGAGGATCCGGACGCCCGGGTCCACGTCGAGGCTGCGCTGGAGACGATCGAGGAACTGCCGCCGACGCCGCTGGTGGAGTGTCCCGTCTGCGGGCGGGTGGGGCTGCCGGCGCGGATCACCGCGCACGACTGTGTGAGCGAGTAAGCAGAGAGTGGGACTAGCAGAAGTTTTCGTACTTCCTGAGGTGACGGATTGGATATTTGTTTAAATCGGCGTGCAAGATGGAGGGCGCGAGTCTTGCATGAGGGTCTGGTCAAACTGACGCTGGTGCGAACGCTCAGAACAGGTCAAGAAGTGACAGAAAAGATGTACAGTCTCTCAGAAATCCATCAAATACGCTGTATAAGAGTTCGAGGCCGATTTTGTTATAGAATCACAATAAGAATTACTGTGTCTATTGCTGTCTAGCGCTTGAATGTCACACTAAAACTCAGAAGTACTACTATGCGGATTTAGATTGATTTTCAATCGTCTCTAACTTCTTCTCTAATTTTTGATTGTATTTTT
The Halalkaliarchaeum desulfuricum DNA segment above includes these coding regions:
- a CDS encoding tyrosine-type recombinase/integrase; the encoded protein is MPDQDPRALVDDLRSRLQGRGDEPCQVPFEADRHHLLKMSDNMRLMQSEVGDYRQLKLLRHVRRMAIVPEWPTVEDFEENDEADDAGVETVDDIEALLEERGYLGLALEYRGAADAIVRWIHSEYDNEHTNQDYRTALRSFGRYRLKLDDPPESLAWIPTTTSNNFDPVPSERDLLLWEADVVPMIEACHNARDRALIAVQFEAGLRSGELFDLRVGDVYDGEYTTSLHVDGKQGERSVPLVVSLPYLQEWLTDDRCPNDPDAFLWSKLQSDDRPSYRTWRDYFEDAANRAGISKPVTPTNFRKSNTRWLIVQGYSQARIEDRQGRKRGSDHTRRYMAHFGEESQERAYARLQGLDVEPEEDAGDASPLECPRCRRETPREKDHCMWCNFALSDDAVEAAQTRQELGLQAVGRLVSEQGLSPEEAAAVIERTVDERVQAALADHSDPS
- a CDS encoding UPF0175 family protein, with amino-acid sequence MASSSSESSDELATAVGRYVLGDLSLGRAAEAAGLSRWEFEEVLEDAGFTSLYGPRTNDQLQREIDVALDLDE
- a CDS encoding TFIIB-type zinc finger domain-containing protein; its protein translation is MTLRVDTTQKKDTWQLSCPECGSRNWRANDGYFECRACTHSGRELYDEVDERLRSREEIEFVGSHANWKAPYAVEPGDDEEGETETDSKREVVR
- a CDS encoding helix-turn-helix domain-containing protein, translating into MAKRGRKPEVSDREILREFVVSPDPAFVASELGEKLNMSRQGVLNRLDDLEERHLLQSKKAAGRRIFWITHQGEVFFQESEVEDS
- a CDS encoding MarR family transcriptional regulator produces the protein MSSVPHGNMKATESGIIRAFKESSDPFLTTTELAEQFDMTRQGMAKRLDRLAERGVLTRKSCGSGYGWWLDQESSTSDSWKKTSP